From the genome of Pelomonas sp. SE-A7, one region includes:
- a CDS encoding Bax inhibitor-1 family protein — protein sequence MNESLQTQYGQGYDTDLAAQQQRVLRNTYWLLALSMVPTVLGAWVGVSTGIVASLGMGISTLVFFVGAFGLMYVIERTKESGAGVVALLGFTFFMGLMLSRLLIPILGFRNGASLIMTAFGGTGVIFAVMASLATVVKRDLSAMGKFLFVGVLLMIVAGLVNLFLQSSALMLTLMVLSIAIFSAFMLYDIKRVIDGGETNYISATLAIYLDLYNVFQSLLSLLGIFGGERD from the coding sequence ATGAACGAAAGCCTGCAAACTCAATACGGCCAAGGCTATGACACTGACCTTGCCGCCCAGCAGCAGCGCGTGCTGCGCAACACCTATTGGCTGCTGGCCCTGTCCATGGTGCCGACCGTTTTGGGCGCCTGGGTGGGCGTCAGCACTGGCATCGTGGCCAGCCTGGGCATGGGCATCAGCACCCTGGTGTTCTTCGTCGGCGCCTTCGGCCTGATGTACGTGATCGAACGCACCAAGGAGTCAGGCGCTGGCGTGGTCGCTCTGCTCGGCTTCACCTTCTTCATGGGCCTGATGCTGTCGCGCCTGTTGATCCCGATTCTCGGCTTCCGCAACGGCGCGTCGTTGATCATGACCGCTTTCGGCGGCACGGGCGTCATCTTCGCCGTCATGGCCTCGCTCGCCACCGTGGTCAAGCGCGACCTTTCGGCCATGGGCAAGTTCCTGTTCGTCGGCGTGCTGCTGATGATCGTGGCCGGCCTGGTCAACCTGTTCCTGCAGTCCAGTGCCCTGATGCTGACCTTGATGGTGCTGTCCATAGCGATCTTCTCAGCCTTCATGCTCTACGACATCAAACGCGTGATCGATGGCGGCGAGACCAACTACATCAGCGCAACACTGGCTATCTACCTGGACCTGTACAACGTGTTCCAGAGCCTGCTGTCGCTGCTGGGCATTTTCGGCGGCGAGCGCGACTGA
- a CDS encoding peptidoglycan DD-metalloendopeptidase family protein has product MHQNSIASPSIRAALLAMSGLLLAVLSGCSSTVHRAPVEDRPVSQSRPAPVAAGPVAPASAASAPEAPKQGAENAGKPGYYTVKPGDALIRIAMDYGQNYRDIARWNSIDNPDRIEVGQVLRVIPPGAVPDAPGVTTRPVTTAKVERRPLEGKASNGKPDPAAPAASAASAAATPSQAVASNPEEDFVWAWPAFGPVVGGFDEPRNKGIDIGGKAGDPIYASADGQVVYAGAGGVRGYGNMIVIKHGTNYLTAYAHNQSLLVKEQQFVRKGQRIAEMGNTEADQVKLHFEIRKQGKPLDPAKLLPSR; this is encoded by the coding sequence ATGCACCAGAATTCCATTGCTTCCCCATCGATCCGCGCAGCCCTGCTGGCCATGTCTGGCCTGCTTCTGGCCGTGCTGAGCGGTTGCTCGTCGACCGTGCATCGCGCACCGGTCGAAGACAGACCGGTCTCGCAGTCAAGACCTGCCCCCGTGGCCGCCGGGCCAGTCGCTCCGGCATCGGCAGCTTCGGCGCCCGAAGCGCCCAAGCAAGGAGCGGAGAACGCGGGCAAGCCGGGCTATTACACGGTCAAACCAGGCGATGCCCTGATCCGTATTGCGATGGACTACGGGCAGAACTACCGCGACATCGCACGCTGGAACAGCATCGACAACCCTGATCGCATCGAGGTGGGTCAGGTCTTGCGTGTGATCCCGCCTGGCGCCGTGCCCGACGCTCCCGGCGTGACGACGCGTCCGGTGACGACGGCCAAGGTCGAGCGCCGTCCGTTGGAGGGCAAAGCCTCCAACGGCAAGCCTGATCCAGCGGCCCCCGCAGCGTCTGCCGCGTCAGCGGCGGCGACGCCATCGCAAGCTGTGGCCAGCAATCCCGAAGAAGACTTCGTCTGGGCCTGGCCGGCCTTCGGTCCGGTGGTCGGCGGCTTCGACGAGCCGCGCAACAAAGGCATAGACATTGGTGGCAAGGCAGGGGACCCGATCTACGCCTCTGCCGACGGACAGGTGGTGTATGCTGGCGCAGGCGGCGTTCGAGGCTACGGCAACATGATCGTCATCAAGCACGGCACCAACTATCTGACGGCCTATGCTCACAACCAGAGTCTTCTGGTCAAGGAGCAGCAGTTCGTTCGCAAGGGTCAGCGCATTGCCGAGATGGGCAATACGGAAGCAGACCAGGTCAAGCTGCATTTCGAAATCCGCAAGCAGGGCAAGCCGCTCGACCCGGCCAAGCTGCTGCCCTCTCGCTAG
- a CDS encoding protein-L-isoaspartate(D-aspartate) O-methyltransferase, with amino-acid sequence MSEGAPKGGKRFPLSLDKALPATRQGGAVRGEVLRPQRHLQLAAEDAARQAAPSGLGLDSAGVRQRMVQRLKQEGLSDERVLQALAHVPRHQFVDTALAIQAYEDTSLPIGHGQTISKPSVVGRMLELLFAGAGARERGELGRVLEIGTGCGYQAAVLAELSRQVVSIERLKPLHDKAVLNLAALRGHRIRLLYGDGKLGHAPQAPYDSIVAAAGGEDVPGAWLAQLAPGGRLVAPMAAPGGRGQVLVVVDHVLIGGHSQFLRSTQEAVQFVPLKSGVM; translated from the coding sequence ATGAGCGAAGGTGCGCCCAAGGGAGGCAAACGCTTCCCGCTGTCGCTGGACAAAGCGCTGCCGGCGACACGGCAGGGCGGTGCGGTTCGTGGTGAGGTGCTAAGACCCCAGCGACATCTGCAACTTGCTGCAGAGGACGCGGCCCGGCAGGCGGCGCCCAGCGGCCTGGGGCTGGACTCGGCCGGCGTGCGTCAGCGCATGGTTCAGCGGCTCAAGCAAGAAGGCCTCTCTGACGAGCGAGTGCTGCAGGCTCTGGCCCACGTACCTCGTCATCAGTTCGTCGATACGGCCCTGGCCATACAGGCCTACGAAGACACCAGCTTGCCTATCGGACATGGTCAGACGATTTCCAAGCCCTCGGTCGTCGGACGCATGCTCGAGTTGCTGTTTGCTGGCGCTGGTGCGCGTGAGCGCGGCGAACTGGGACGTGTGCTCGAGATCGGCACTGGCTGCGGCTACCAGGCGGCGGTGCTGGCTGAGCTTTCGCGCCAGGTGGTCTCCATAGAGCGGCTCAAGCCCCTTCATGACAAGGCTGTGCTCAACCTGGCGGCCCTGCGAGGCCACCGGATCCGCCTGCTCTACGGCGATGGCAAATTGGGCCATGCGCCTCAAGCGCCGTACGACAGCATCGTGGCGGCTGCGGGCGGAGAAGACGTGCCGGGCGCCTGGCTGGCGCAGCTTGCGCCGGGTGGTCGCTTGGTGGCTCCTATGGCGGCGCCAGGGGGTCGGGGCCAGGTGCTCGTGGTGGTTGATCATGTGCTGATCGGCGGGCACAGTCAGTTCCTGCGCAGCACCCAGGAGGCTGTGCAGTTCGTGCCCCTAAAATCCGGCGTCATGTAA
- the rpoS gene encoding RNA polymerase sigma factor RpoS, producing MGDVELGNALQAYLRDIRRTPLLSSQQEFETASRARAGDFDARQAMIKHNLRLVVSIAKNYLGRGLPMSDLIEEGNLGLMHAIGKFEPERGFRFSTYASWWIRQSIERALMHQARLVRLPVHIVRELNHVLKARRALEALQSQRGGEGVVRAEDIATALGRPIDEVAELLAYAELPSSLDSPVDRNGEGGESMMDLVADEQAIDPMGLRLSHELEELLAHGLATLNDREREVLAGRYGLSDREPETLDVLAIRLGLTRERIRQIQIEALGKLKRNMMRHGINRDAIF from the coding sequence ATGGGCGACGTGGAATTGGGCAACGCGCTGCAGGCTTACTTGCGCGACATCCGTCGTACACCGCTGCTGAGCTCTCAGCAGGAATTTGAAACCGCGAGTCGCGCCCGCGCCGGTGACTTTGACGCCCGGCAGGCGATGATCAAGCACAACCTGCGGCTGGTGGTCAGCATCGCGAAGAACTACCTCGGACGCGGTCTGCCCATGAGCGACCTGATCGAGGAAGGCAACCTGGGCCTGATGCACGCCATTGGCAAGTTCGAGCCCGAGCGTGGGTTTCGCTTTTCGACCTATGCGAGCTGGTGGATACGTCAGAGCATCGAGCGCGCGCTGATGCATCAGGCGCGGCTGGTGCGCCTGCCTGTCCACATCGTCCGCGAACTCAACCATGTGCTGAAGGCTCGAAGGGCGCTTGAGGCCCTGCAGAGCCAGCGCGGCGGTGAGGGCGTGGTCCGGGCAGAAGACATCGCCACGGCCCTGGGTCGACCCATCGATGAGGTGGCCGAACTGCTGGCCTATGCCGAGCTTCCGAGCTCGCTCGATTCGCCGGTGGACCGCAATGGCGAGGGCGGTGAGTCGATGATGGACCTGGTGGCCGACGAGCAGGCCATCGATCCCATGGGCCTGCGCCTGAGTCATGAGCTGGAGGAGTTGCTGGCTCATGGCCTGGCGACCCTTAATGATCGCGAGCGTGAGGTGCTGGCCGGGCGTTACGGACTCAGCGACCGCGAGCCCGAGACGCTGGACGTGCTGGCGATTCGCCTGGGGCTGACGCGGGAGCGCATCCGCCAGATCCAGATCGAAGCGCTGGGCAAGCTCAAGCGAAACATGATGCGCCACGGCATCAATCGGGACGCGATCTTCTAG
- the carA gene encoding glutamine-hydrolyzing carbamoyl-phosphate synthase small subunit, whose product MLPDLLNHPPAILALADGTVFKGSAIGAAGHTVGEVVFNTSLTGYQEILTDPSYCRQIVTLTYPHIGNYGVNDEDVEAKKIHAAGLIIKEAPVLDSNFRKSRSLVQYLKDEGTVAIADIDTRRLTRVLRTTGAQNGCILALPAGEKITEAHIADAIAKAKAAPSMAGLDLAKVVSRTDSERWTQTEWTLGKGYDEQTAPKFHVVAYDFGVKSNILRMLASRGCKITVVPAQTPASAVFDLEPDGVFLSNGPGDPEPCDYAIKAAAQLIESGIPTFGICLGHQIMALASGAKTFKMKFGHHGANHPVKDLDNGRVSITSQNHGFAVDADSLPANLRPTHISLFDGTLQGLARTDKPAFCFQGHPEASPGPHDISYLFDRFIGLMSKA is encoded by the coding sequence GTGCTGCCCGATCTGCTCAATCATCCCCCCGCGATTCTTGCCCTGGCAGACGGCACGGTCTTCAAGGGCAGCGCCATCGGCGCCGCTGGCCACACGGTTGGCGAAGTGGTGTTCAACACCTCGCTGACCGGCTATCAGGAAATCCTCACCGACCCCAGCTACTGCAGGCAGATCGTCACGTTGACGTATCCGCACATTGGCAACTACGGCGTCAATGACGAGGACGTCGAGGCCAAGAAGATCCATGCCGCTGGCCTGATCATCAAGGAAGCACCGGTCCTTGATTCCAACTTCCGCAAGTCGCGCAGCCTGGTCCAGTACCTGAAGGACGAGGGCACGGTCGCCATCGCCGACATCGACACCCGCCGCCTGACCCGCGTGCTGCGCACGACCGGCGCACAGAACGGCTGCATCCTGGCGCTGCCGGCCGGCGAGAAGATCACCGAAGCCCACATTGCCGATGCGATTGCCAAGGCCAAGGCCGCTCCGAGCATGGCCGGCCTGGATCTGGCCAAGGTAGTAAGCCGTACCGACAGCGAACGCTGGACGCAGACCGAATGGACGCTCGGCAAAGGTTATGACGAGCAGACCGCTCCGAAGTTCCACGTCGTGGCCTACGACTTCGGCGTCAAGAGCAACATCCTGCGAATGCTGGCTTCGCGCGGCTGCAAGATCACCGTGGTGCCGGCGCAGACGCCGGCGAGCGCCGTGTTCGACCTGGAACCCGATGGCGTGTTCCTTTCCAACGGCCCCGGCGATCCGGAACCTTGCGACTACGCGATCAAGGCCGCAGCCCAGCTGATCGAATCGGGCATCCCGACCTTCGGTATCTGCCTGGGCCACCAGATCATGGCCCTGGCCAGCGGCGCCAAGACCTTCAAGATGAAGTTCGGCCACCACGGCGCCAACCATCCGGTGAAGGACCTGGACAACGGCCGCGTCTCGATCACAAGCCAGAACCACGGCTTCGCGGTCGACGCCGACTCGCTGCCCGCCAATCTGCGCCCCACGCACATCAGCCTGTTCGACGGCACGCTGCAGGGCCTGGCCCGCACTGACAAGCCCGCCTTCTGCTTCCAGGGGCACCCGGAAGCCAGCCCCGGCCCGCACGACATTTCCTACCTGTTCGACCGCTTCATCGGTCTGATGAGCAAGGCCTGA
- the surE gene encoding 5'/3'-nucleotidase SurE — protein sequence MRILIANDDGYLAPGLHALVKACEGLGEIEVIAPEQNASGTSNALTLSRPLSVFRAQNGFRYVNGTPSDCVHVALTGLLDYKPDLVLSGINNGANMGDDTLYSGTVAAATEGFLFGIPSIAFSQVDKGWGELDAAAQLARQLVEQVIADGLKQAFLLNVNIPNRADAASLPLRVTRLGRRHASEPVIQQTSPRGEPIYWIGPAGDAREAGEGTDFHATNQGMVSITPLQVDLSDHASLPTWAARLDRR from the coding sequence ATGCGAATTCTGATTGCCAACGACGACGGTTACCTGGCTCCCGGCCTACATGCGCTGGTCAAGGCCTGCGAAGGGTTGGGCGAGATCGAAGTGATCGCCCCGGAGCAGAACGCCAGCGGTACCTCCAACGCGCTGACCCTCAGCCGGCCCTTGTCGGTGTTTCGCGCCCAGAACGGCTTCCGTTACGTGAACGGCACGCCCTCGGACTGCGTCCATGTGGCCTTGACGGGCTTGCTGGACTACAAGCCAGACCTGGTGCTGTCGGGTATCAACAATGGCGCCAACATGGGTGACGACACGCTCTATTCGGGCACCGTCGCTGCGGCTACCGAAGGCTTCCTGTTCGGCATACCCTCGATTGCGTTCTCCCAGGTCGACAAGGGCTGGGGCGAACTGGACGCGGCGGCTCAACTGGCGCGTCAACTGGTCGAGCAAGTGATTGCAGACGGCCTGAAACAGGCCTTTCTGCTGAACGTCAACATTCCGAACCGTGCCGATGCCGCTTCGTTGCCTCTGCGGGTCACGCGCCTGGGCCGACGCCATGCCAGCGAGCCGGTGATCCAGCAGACCAGTCCGCGCGGCGAACCCATCTACTGGATCGGCCCGGCCGGCGATGCTCGCGAAGCCGGCGAGGGCACGGACTTTCATGCGACCAACCAGGGCATGGTCTCGATCACGCCCTTGCAGGTTGACCTCAGTGACCATGCCTCGCTGCCGACCTGGGCGGCGCGCCTGGACCGCCGCTGA
- a CDS encoding NADPH:quinone oxidoreductase family protein, translated as MKAWLCENPAGVAALQWKELATPEPAAGQIRIAIKAASLNFPDLLIIENKYQMKPPLPFVPGTEFAGVVDAVGEGVKGFKPGDAVAAFAGTGGFASHACIPAALAMPLPPGFAFEDAAAFICTYATSHHALIDRAALKPGETVLILGAAGGVGTAAIQIAKTAGARVIAAASSDDKCQRCLQLGADATINYSGGNLREELKTLTEGRGPDVIYDPVGGDLAEPAFRSIAWRGRYLVVGFAQGQIPNLQLNLALLKGASLVGVFWGEFAKREPKHNAAMLGELAGWYAQGKIKPVLDQVLPMEQLPAAFERMASRQVIGKLVLRYT; from the coding sequence ATGAAAGCCTGGCTGTGCGAGAACCCCGCCGGTGTCGCTGCCCTGCAGTGGAAGGAGCTGGCAACACCCGAGCCTGCGGCCGGCCAGATCCGCATCGCGATCAAGGCTGCCAGCTTGAACTTCCCGGACCTGCTGATCATCGAGAACAAGTACCAGATGAAGCCGCCCCTGCCCTTTGTCCCGGGCACGGAGTTCGCCGGCGTCGTCGATGCGGTCGGCGAAGGGGTCAAGGGATTCAAGCCAGGTGACGCGGTGGCAGCATTCGCCGGGACCGGCGGCTTTGCGAGCCACGCCTGCATTCCGGCAGCGCTGGCGATGCCGCTACCGCCTGGCTTTGCTTTCGAAGATGCCGCCGCTTTCATCTGCACTTATGCCACCAGCCACCACGCGTTGATCGACCGGGCCGCACTGAAGCCAGGAGAAACAGTTCTGATCCTGGGGGCTGCCGGCGGCGTGGGCACGGCCGCGATCCAGATTGCAAAGACAGCCGGCGCACGCGTGATCGCGGCGGCGAGCTCCGACGACAAATGCCAGCGCTGCTTGCAACTGGGCGCGGATGCGACCATCAACTACAGCGGCGGCAATCTGCGCGAAGAGCTGAAGACCTTGACCGAGGGACGAGGACCTGACGTGATCTACGACCCTGTGGGCGGCGACCTGGCCGAACCGGCCTTCCGCTCCATTGCCTGGCGTGGTCGCTACCTGGTGGTGGGCTTCGCCCAGGGGCAGATCCCCAACCTGCAGCTAAACCTGGCCCTACTCAAGGGGGCCTCGCTGGTCGGCGTGTTCTGGGGGGAGTTCGCCAAGCGCGAGCCCAAGCACAATGCGGCCATGCTGGGTGAACTGGCAGGCTGGTACGCCCAGGGCAAGATCAAACCGGTGCTGGACCAGGTGCTTCCCATGGAACAGCTGCCGGCCGCCTTCGAGCGCATGGCAAGCCGGCAGGTGATCGGAAAGCTGGTGCTCCGCTACACCTGA
- the rlmD gene encoding 23S rRNA (uracil(1939)-C(5))-methyltransferase RlmD, whose product MTQSLEWLKVDALDLEAQGVARNSEGKVVFIEGALPGEEVQVQQAGRKKNNWEQAQMTAMRRESSQRVQPGCPHFGLHAGACGGCKMQHLHPAGQVAIKQRVLEDNLWHLGKVKAETLLRPIEGPAWGYRYRARLSVRYVAKKGVVLVGFHERKSRYVADMQVCKVLPEVVSAMLMPLRELIASMDERDRLPQIELAIGERNEGLVIALVLRHLNPLPDTDKERLRAFAAKHGVQWWLQPKGPDTVHLLDEGGPELAYQLPEFGVLMPFKPTDFTQVNHKINTVLVGRALRLLDVQPGERVIDWFCGLGNFTLPLATQAREVLGIEGSEALVQRSRENAKRNGLDHKTSFVARNLFEMTPQLLAADGNADRWLVDPPREGAFALAKALADIHEDPSLAAGWMPPRRIVYVSCNPATLARDAGLLVNVGGYRCTSAGAVNMFPHTSHVESIAVFERD is encoded by the coding sequence ATGACTCAAAGTTTGGAATGGCTCAAGGTCGATGCGCTCGACCTGGAAGCGCAGGGCGTTGCTCGAAACAGCGAAGGCAAGGTCGTCTTCATCGAAGGTGCTCTCCCCGGTGAAGAGGTCCAGGTCCAGCAGGCCGGCCGAAAGAAGAACAACTGGGAGCAGGCCCAGATGACGGCGATGCGGCGCGAAAGCTCGCAGCGCGTTCAGCCGGGCTGCCCCCATTTCGGTCTTCATGCAGGCGCCTGTGGCGGCTGCAAGATGCAGCATCTGCATCCGGCCGGCCAGGTGGCCATCAAGCAGCGGGTACTGGAAGACAACCTCTGGCACCTGGGCAAGGTCAAGGCAGAGACGCTGCTGCGGCCTATTGAAGGCCCTGCCTGGGGCTATCGCTACCGAGCTCGCCTGTCGGTTCGCTACGTGGCCAAGAAGGGTGTGGTGCTGGTTGGCTTCCACGAGCGCAAGAGCCGCTATGTGGCAGACATGCAGGTCTGCAAGGTGCTGCCCGAGGTCGTCAGCGCAATGCTGATGCCGCTGCGCGAGCTGATCGCCTCGATGGACGAGCGTGATCGGCTGCCTCAGATCGAGCTGGCCATAGGGGAACGCAACGAAGGTCTGGTGATCGCCCTGGTGCTACGTCACCTGAACCCGCTGCCGGACACCGACAAAGAGAGGCTTCGCGCTTTCGCTGCCAAGCATGGGGTGCAGTGGTGGCTGCAGCCCAAGGGGCCGGATACGGTCCATCTGCTGGACGAAGGCGGGCCCGAACTGGCCTATCAGCTGCCCGAGTTCGGTGTGCTCATGCCCTTCAAGCCGACCGACTTCACTCAGGTCAATCACAAGATCAACACGGTGCTGGTCGGGCGCGCGCTGCGGCTGCTCGACGTGCAGCCGGGCGAGCGGGTGATCGACTGGTTCTGCGGTCTGGGTAACTTCACGCTGCCGCTGGCGACGCAGGCCCGTGAAGTCCTGGGCATCGAGGGCAGTGAGGCGCTCGTGCAGCGTTCTCGAGAGAACGCCAAGCGCAACGGGTTGGACCACAAGACCAGCTTCGTGGCCCGCAACCTGTTCGAGATGACGCCGCAGTTGCTGGCGGCTGACGGCAATGCCGACCGCTGGCTGGTCGATCCACCGCGCGAAGGCGCGTTTGCGCTGGCCAAGGCCTTGGCCGACATCCACGAGGATCCGTCGCTGGCCGCTGGCTGGATGCCGCCACGACGAATCGTCTACGTATCGTGCAACCCGGCCACGCTGGCGCGCGATGCGGGTTTGCTGGTCAACGTGGGCGGCTATCGCTGTACTTCAGCCGGTGCGGTGAACATGTTCCCGCACACGTCGCATGTTGAGAGCATTGCGGTCTTCGAGCGGGACTGA
- a CDS encoding heme-binding protein, protein MNQKPYLSLDDVKRIAAAAEAEALANRWAVTIAIVDDGGHLLWMQRLDGASPASAQIAPAKAHAAALGRRESKVYEDMINQGRVSFLSAPGLNGLLEGGVPILVEGHCAGAVGVSGVKSIEDAQVARAGVAALV, encoded by the coding sequence ATGAACCAGAAACCCTATCTCAGCCTGGATGACGTCAAGCGGATCGCCGCTGCAGCCGAGGCCGAGGCTCTGGCCAACCGCTGGGCGGTGACCATTGCCATCGTCGATGATGGTGGCCATCTGCTGTGGATGCAGCGTCTGGACGGTGCCTCGCCGGCTTCGGCCCAGATTGCGCCGGCCAAGGCCCATGCTGCGGCTTTGGGGCGTCGGGAGTCCAAGGTCTACGAGGACATGATCAACCAGGGACGCGTTTCCTTCCTCAGCGCGCCCGGCTTGAACGGCCTTCTTGAAGGTGGTGTTCCTATCCTGGTCGAAGGCCATTGTGCTGGTGCCGTTGGTGTCAGTGGTGTCAAGTCCATCGAGGATGCGCAGGTCGCCCGAGCTGGTGTTGCGGCGCTCGTTTGA
- a CDS encoding response regulator transcription factor — protein MAVKVLIVEDNPVARSFLCRVVRESFSDAMEVTEAGDLEGARRSVAKYANLGPEGGFKLILVDLELPDGNGMEFLTELAGLSAVKIVTTLYSDDDHLFPALQCGADGYLLKEDRFEVLVEELQRIVRGQPPLSPAIARRLLSHFRPGSTGDSGPMGLNSGFGPLTFSAPAPNSRSVALDPPPEWERLTPRENEVLTYLSKGFTIKEIANLMGIKWFTVNDHIKSIYKKLNVSSRAEAAVLASKQGLV, from the coding sequence ATGGCCGTCAAAGTACTGATCGTTGAAGACAACCCGGTGGCGCGCAGCTTCCTCTGCCGCGTCGTGCGTGAGAGTTTCAGCGATGCGATGGAAGTCACCGAGGCCGGTGATCTTGAGGGCGCTCGCCGGTCGGTTGCCAAGTACGCCAACCTAGGCCCTGAAGGCGGCTTCAAACTGATCCTGGTGGATCTGGAGTTGCCGGACGGCAATGGCATGGAGTTCCTCACCGAGCTTGCCGGTCTGTCAGCGGTAAAGATCGTCACGACGCTTTACTCGGACGACGACCATCTCTTCCCGGCGCTGCAATGCGGTGCCGACGGCTACCTGCTTAAGGAAGACCGCTTCGAGGTGCTGGTCGAGGAATTGCAGCGCATCGTGCGCGGCCAACCGCCGCTTTCTCCGGCCATCGCCCGCCGGCTGCTCTCACATTTCCGCCCCGGCTCCACGGGTGATAGTGGCCCCATGGGCCTCAACTCGGGCTTCGGTCCTCTGACGTTCAGTGCGCCGGCACCCAACAGTCGCTCGGTGGCACTGGATCCACCTCCTGAATGGGAGCGGCTCACGCCACGTGAAAACGAGGTACTGACCTATCTCAGCAAGGGCTTCACGATCAAGGAGATCGCGAACCTCATGGGCATCAAGTGGTTCACCGTGAACGATCACATCAAGAGCATCTACAAGAAGCTCAATGTGTCCAGCCGTGCCGAGGCTGCGGTACTGGCCAGCAAGCAAGGCCTTGTCTAA